One part of the Solea solea chromosome 16, fSolSol10.1, whole genome shotgun sequence genome encodes these proteins:
- the gipc1 gene encoding PDZ domain-containing protein GIPC1 isoform X1, with amino-acid sequence MCRCSNSSEQPPLLHSLCSHCGTTMPLGLGRRKKASPLVENEEAEPIRAGLNVSGMDLDGGVVGLGEGATSEGLPPLPSSMRPRLIFHTQLAHGSPTGRIEGFSNVRELYAKIGEAFGIPPSEVMFCTLNTHKVDMDKLLGGQIGLEDFIFAHIKGQKKEIEVFKGEDALGLTITDNGAGYAFIKRIREGSVIHQIQVINVGDMIESINGHRLIGCRHYEVAKMLKELPKGKLFTIKLVEPLKAFDMIGQRSGGSKSASGVQLGTGRGTLRLRSKGPATVEEVPSAFEEKAIEKVDDLLESYMGIRDSELAATMVELGKDKKNPDEFAEALDETLGDFAFPDEFVFDVWGAIGDAKVGRV; translated from the exons ATGTGTAGATGT AGTAACTCGTCAGAGCAGCCTccgctcctccactccctcTGCTCTCACTGTGGGACTACTATGCCTCTGGGTTTGGGAAGAAGGAAGAAAGCTTCCCCGTTAGTTGAAAACGAGGAAGCGGAGCCCATCCGCGCAGGCCTCAATGTGTCAGGTATGGACCTTGATGGAGGTGTTGTTGGGCTGGGGGAAGGGGCCACCTCCGAGGGACTTCCTCCTCTACCCAGCAGCATGAGACCTCGACTCATCTTCCACACACAGCTGGCACATGGTAGCCCCACAGGTCGTATTGAGGGCTTCAGCAATGTGCGGGAGCTTTATGCCAAGATTGGTGAAGCCTTTGGCATACCGCCATCGGAG GTTATGTTTTGCACACTGAACACTCACAAGGTGGACATGGATAAACTCTTGGGAGGTCAGATCGGATTAGAGGACTTTATTTTTGCCCACATCAAAGgtcagaaaaaagaaatagaagTGTTCAAAGGGGAGGATGCACTGGGGCTGACTATCACTGATAATGGAGCTGGCTATGCTTTCATCAAG AGAATCCGCGAAGGGAGTGTCATCCACCAGATCCAGGTCATCAACGTGGGCGACATGATTGAGTCGATCAACGGCCACCGTCTGATCGGCTGTCGACACTACGAGGTGGCCAAGATGCTGAAAGAGCTACCCAAAGGAAAGCTTTTCACCATCAAGCTGGTGGAGCCGCTAAAGGCCTTTG ATATGATCGGTCAGCGGTCTGGAGGGTCCAAGTCGGCATCGGGGGTTCAGCTGGGTACAGGGAGAGGAACACTCCGTCTGCGGTCTAAAGGTCCTGCTACTGTGGAGGAAGTG CCTTCTGCATTTGAAGAAAAGGCCATTGAGAAGGTGGATGACCTGCTCGAGAGCTACATGGGAATCAGAGACAGTGAGCTGG CGGCCACAATGGTGGAGCTGGGAAAGGACAAAAAGAACCCTGATGAGTTTGCCGAGGCTTTAGATGAAACCCTGGGAGATTTCGCTTTCCCTGACGAATTTGTTTTCGATGTCTGGGGTGCCATCGGAGACGCTAAAGTCGGACGAGTGTAA
- the gipc1 gene encoding PDZ domain-containing protein GIPC1 isoform X2 — MPLGLGRRKKASPLVENEEAEPIRAGLNVSGMDLDGGVVGLGEGATSEGLPPLPSSMRPRLIFHTQLAHGSPTGRIEGFSNVRELYAKIGEAFGIPPSEVMFCTLNTHKVDMDKLLGGQIGLEDFIFAHIKGQKKEIEVFKGEDALGLTITDNGAGYAFIKRIREGSVIHQIQVINVGDMIESINGHRLIGCRHYEVAKMLKELPKGKLFTIKLVEPLKAFDMIGQRSGGSKSASGVQLGTGRGTLRLRSKGPATVEEVPSAFEEKAIEKVDDLLESYMGIRDSELAATMVELGKDKKNPDEFAEALDETLGDFAFPDEFVFDVWGAIGDAKVGRV, encoded by the exons ATGCCTCTGGGTTTGGGAAGAAGGAAGAAAGCTTCCCCGTTAGTTGAAAACGAGGAAGCGGAGCCCATCCGCGCAGGCCTCAATGTGTCAGGTATGGACCTTGATGGAGGTGTTGTTGGGCTGGGGGAAGGGGCCACCTCCGAGGGACTTCCTCCTCTACCCAGCAGCATGAGACCTCGACTCATCTTCCACACACAGCTGGCACATGGTAGCCCCACAGGTCGTATTGAGGGCTTCAGCAATGTGCGGGAGCTTTATGCCAAGATTGGTGAAGCCTTTGGCATACCGCCATCGGAG GTTATGTTTTGCACACTGAACACTCACAAGGTGGACATGGATAAACTCTTGGGAGGTCAGATCGGATTAGAGGACTTTATTTTTGCCCACATCAAAGgtcagaaaaaagaaatagaagTGTTCAAAGGGGAGGATGCACTGGGGCTGACTATCACTGATAATGGAGCTGGCTATGCTTTCATCAAG AGAATCCGCGAAGGGAGTGTCATCCACCAGATCCAGGTCATCAACGTGGGCGACATGATTGAGTCGATCAACGGCCACCGTCTGATCGGCTGTCGACACTACGAGGTGGCCAAGATGCTGAAAGAGCTACCCAAAGGAAAGCTTTTCACCATCAAGCTGGTGGAGCCGCTAAAGGCCTTTG ATATGATCGGTCAGCGGTCTGGAGGGTCCAAGTCGGCATCGGGGGTTCAGCTGGGTACAGGGAGAGGAACACTCCGTCTGCGGTCTAAAGGTCCTGCTACTGTGGAGGAAGTG CCTTCTGCATTTGAAGAAAAGGCCATTGAGAAGGTGGATGACCTGCTCGAGAGCTACATGGGAATCAGAGACAGTGAGCTGG CGGCCACAATGGTGGAGCTGGGAAAGGACAAAAAGAACCCTGATGAGTTTGCCGAGGCTTTAGATGAAACCCTGGGAGATTTCGCTTTCCCTGACGAATTTGTTTTCGATGTCTGGGGTGCCATCGGAGACGCTAAAGTCGGACGAGTGTAA
- the dnajb1a gene encoding dnaJ homolog subfamily B member 1a → MGKDYYKVLGLARGASEDEIKKAYRKQALRFHPDKNKSPGAEDKFKEVAEAYDVLSDAKKKDIYDRFGEEGLKGSAGGGGGGGGGHSRPSYNYTFQGDPHAIFAEFFGGRSPFDHFFSQDGENDMDNNDPFTPFGMGGMGGMGGMGGMGGMGNMGGMGNMGGMGGFPRSFKTHTAGPHRARDKKKDPPVLHELKVSLEEVFAGCTKKMKISRKRLNPDGCTMRNEDKILTVDIKRGWKEGTKITFPREGDETPSNIPADVVFVMKDKPHPVFRREGSDIIYPAKISLREALCGCTVNAPTLDGRTITVTSRDVVKPGMKKRIVGEGLPLSKHPEKRGDMILDFTVKFPDKLGQSTRDALKQILPP, encoded by the exons ATGGGTAAAGATTATTACAAAGTGCTGGGGTTAGCCAGAGGTGCGTCCGAGGATGAGATCAAAAAGGCGTACAGAAAACAGGCCCTGCGCTTCCACCCGGACAAGAACAAGTCCCCCGGAGCAGAAGACAAATTCAAGGAGGTCGCGGAAGCCTACGATGTCCTCAGTGATGCCAAGAAAAAGGACATTTATGATCGCTTTGGAGAAGAAG gatTAAAGGGTTCggctggaggtggtggtggtggtggaggaggacacAGTCGTCCAAGCTACAACTACACCTTCCAAGGAGACCCTCACGCAATATTTGCCGAGTTCTTTGGAGGCCGCAGCCCATTTGATCATTTCTTCTCACAGGATGGGGAGAATGATATGGACAACAATGACCCCTTTACGCCGTTCGGCATGGGAGGAATGGGTGGCATGGGAGGAATGGGAGGAATGGGAGGCATGGGAAACATGGGAGGCATGGGAAACATGGGAGGCATGGGTGGGTTTCCCAGGTCCTTCAAAACTCACACAGCAGGTCCTCACAGAGCACGTGACAAGAAGAAGGACCCGCCTGTATTGCACGAGCTGAAGGTGAGCCTTGAGGAGGTTTTCGCTGGCTGCACCAAAAAGATGAAGATTTCCCGCAAGAGACTGAACCCGGACGGCTGCACCATGCGAAACGAGGACAAGATTCTAACAGTCGACATCAAACGTGGCTGGAAGGAGGGGACCAAAATCACCTTTCCCAGGGAGGGAGATGAAACTCCCTCCAACATTCCTGCAGATGTGGTGTTCGTGATGAAAGATAAACCCCACCCAGTGTTCAGAAGAGAGGGCTCGGACATAATTTACCCTGCCAAAATATCACTCAGAGAA GCGTTGTGTGGATGCACAGTCAACGCCCCGACACTGGATGGCAGGACCATCACTGTGACCTCCAGAGACGTCGTCAAGCCTGGAATGAAGAAGCGGATTGTTGGAGAAGGGCTTCCATTATCCAAGCACCCGGAGAAGAGGGGCGACATGATCTTGGACTTTACTGTTAAGTTCCCAGACAAACTCGGGCAAAGCACACGTGATGCACTCAAACAGATCCTTCCACCATGA
- the tecra gene encoding very-long-chain enoyl-CoA reductase, protein MDVLALEAKGAGTSETNEKKAAPRPKPKSQKKTKRTVYFEVEILDLKTKEKLLLLDKVEPTATILDIKALFHKSYPKWYPARQSLRLDPKAKCLRDEDVLQSLPVGTTAIFHFTDLGPQVTWGTVFLTECAGPLIIYLMFYFRLPFIYSPKYDFTSSKQWVVHLACICHSLHYIKRILETLFIHRISHGTMPLRNIFKNCGYYWCSAAWMAYYINHPLYTPPYYGQQQVNIGLYIFAFCQLGNLSIHIALRNLKNQGSKNKKIPYPSKNPFTWIFWLVSCPNYTYEVGSWIGFTVLTQCVPVAFFTLVAFIQMTVWAKGKHRSYLKECRDYPTLRSSILPFIL, encoded by the exons ATGGATGTACTCGCCTTAGAGGCAAAGGGAGCGGGGACATCAGAGACGAATGAGAAGAAAGCTGCACCAAGGCCAAAACCTAAATCTCAAAAAAAGACCAAAAGGACTGTTTACTTTGAGGTGGAAATATTGGACTTAAAGACTAAGGAGAAACTCTTACTCCTGGATAAG GTGGAGCCCACTGCCACTATTTTGGATATTAAAGCTTTATTTCACAAATCAT ATCCAAAATGGTATCCAGCCAGACAATCCCTGCGTTTGGATCCAa AGGCCAAGTGTCTCAGGGACGAGGACGTTCTCcagtcacttcctgtgggaACCACAGCCATCTTTCACTTCACTGACCTGGGACCTCAGGTCACATGGGGAACT GTGTTCCTGACCGAGTGTGCAGGTCCACTGATCATCTACTTAATGTTCTACTTCCGGCTTCCCTTCATCTACTCTCCAAAGTATGACTTCACCAGCAGCAAGCAGTGGGTCGTACA CTTGGCCTGTATATGTCACTCCCTCCACTACATCAAGAGGATTTTGGAGACGCTGTTCATCCATCGTATCTCTCATGGCACCATGCCTCTCCGAAACATATTTAAG AACTGTGGCTATTACTGGTGCTCTGCTGCCTGGATGGCGTACTACATTAACCATCCTCTCTACACTCCTCCCT ATTATgggcagcagcaggtgaacaTAGGGCTTTACATCTTTGCG TTCTGTCAGTTGGGAAATCTTTCCATCCACATTGCCCTGCGTAACCTCAAAAATCAAG GCTCAAAGAACAAGAAGATTCCTTACCCGAGTAAAAATCCATTCACGTGGATTTTTTGGTTGGTCTCTTGTCCGAACTACACGTATGAG GTGGGCTCCTGGATTGGCTTCACAGTGTTGACCCAGTGTGTGCCTGTGGCTTTCTTCACTCTTGTGGCCTTTATCCAGATGACCGTGTGGGCCAAAGGCAAACACCGCAGCTACTTAAAGGAGTGCAGAGATTATCCAACACTGCGCTCATCCATACTCCCATTCATCCTGTAG
- the samd1a gene encoding sterile alpha motif domain containing 1a isoform X2, protein MQCAGLNECRPYKRLSSTGAGRALVCALLPGHAVARYKADTSMVMDTDSNADEEGADESRDGQEGPSPGGHTHEDAAVHCATVRAVSAPCSPSGTRPGSGSGPGSGSGPGSGSGPGSGSALDSVPFQKASERPSSLPPSSPRALAHNDWTYDCAVCPVERQHPGMKGDNVEAAMKPVIHSVTTSPCTLKNNVKKEDGDKVEDNGLSCDQLVPDCKAAPRLDESRNVSDGRPQTLSLPSDNCTLKKKLDISPFTTPEDGLLNGGKVEEVSVKKEKMSQNLLQWTVADVASYFSAAGFPEQAVAFRAQEIDGKSLLLMQRSDVLTGLSIRLGPALKIYERHVKVLQRTHFLEYEDL, encoded by the exons ATGCAGTGCGCTGGCCTGAATGAATGCCGTCCGTACAAGCGGCTCTCTTCCACAGGAGCGGGGCGGGCTTTAGTTTGCGCTCTGCTGCCTGGACACGCAGTCGCAAGGTACAAG GCTGACACCTCCATGGTCATGGACACAGACAGTAATGCAGATGAGGAGGGGGCCGATGAAAGCCGCGATGGACAGGAGGGGCCGTCCCCTGGTGGGCACACGCATGAAGATGCTGCTGTGCACTGTGCCACTGTGCGAGCAGTCTCTGCCCCctgctccccctctggcacccGGCCTGGCTCTGGCTCCGGACCCGGCTCTGGCTCCGGACCCGGCTCTGGCTCCGGACCCGGCTCTGGCTCGGCACTGGACTCTGTACCTTTCCAGAAGGCCAGTGAGAGGCCCAGCTCCTTGCCTCCCTCCAGCCCCAGGGCCCTCGCACACAATGACTGGACTTATGATTGTGCTGTCTGCCCAGTGGAGCGCCAGCACCCAGGAATGAAGGGAGACAATG TAGAAGCAGCCATGAAGCCAGTGATCCACTCTGTGACCACCAGCCCCTGCACTTTAAAGAACAACGTGAAGAAAGAGGATGGAGACAAGGTGGAGGACAACGGCCTTTCGTGTGACCAGTTGGTGCCAGACTGCAAGGCTGCACCACGACTG gaTGAGAGCAGGAATGTGTCCGACGGGAGGCCACAAACACTCTCTTTACCATCGGACAACT GTACGTTAAAAAAGAAGTTGGATATATCGCCCTTTACAACACCTGAAGATGGTCTCCTGAATGGTGGTAAAGTCGAGGAAGT CTCCGtgaagaaggagaagatgaGTCAGAACCTGTTGCAGTGGACGGTGGCAGACGTGGCCAGTTACTTCTCTGCTGCAGGCTTCCCGGAGCAGGCTGTGGCCTTCAGAGCACAG GAAATCGATGGGAAGTCCCTTCTCCTCATGCAGCGCAGCGACGTCTTGACTGGTTTGTCTATCAGACTCGGCCCCGCCCTCAAAATCTACGAGCGCCACGTAAAGGTGCTGCAGAGGACCCACTTCCTGGAATACGAAGATCTCTGA